The nucleotide sequence CTTACAGCTGTGGGCATAGACCCAAATGACTGCATCTTCCCAATTGCCATGGGCATGGTTGAGGTGGAGTCCACATTTACATGGGAATGGTTCCTCACTACACTAAAAAATGATCTAAATATTCTCAACACTTCTCCATTCACTATCATGAGTGATAGGCAAAAGGGATTAATCAATGCTGTTGAAAAGGTCTTCCCAGATGCAGAACACAGATTTTGTGTTAGACACTTGTACCAGAACTTTTATCAAAAGTTCAAAGGTGAAACAATGAAGAATATGCTTTGGGCCATTGCTAGGTCTACAAATATGGACAAATGGAAATTGAATAGAGacaagctcaaggaggagaatGAAGCAGCTTACAATTGGTTGGATGGGAAGCACCCGAACCAGTGGGTCAAAGCATTTTTCTCAGATTTCCTGAAGTGTGACATACTACTGAACAACATGTCAGAAGTATACAATAGGTGGGATTTGATTGAACTTTAATGATTTGTTACTTGAGCATTTGTGTTGTCACTTCAACATTTGTTACTTGAGCTAATTATGTATTGTGTCATTTGTATGTACTTGCAGCTACATCTTGGATGCAAGGGAGCTTTGCATTGTGTCTATGCTAGATTGTATAATGCACAAGATGATTGTAAGGCATGAGAGTAAGCAGAGGGAAGCAATGGAGAAGTGGACAGGAAGAATCTGCCCCAAGATCAGGAAGAAGTTGGACAAGAGTGCGGAGTACTCTGGTAACTGCTATCCAACTCATTGTGGTCTTGGAGTATATTCCGTTGAGTCTGGAAACAACACATACATTGTAGACATTCTTGCTAGGTGTTGTGATTGTAAAAGATTTCAACTTAGTGGGGTGCCCTGCAATCATACAATTGCTTGCTGTAGAGCTGATAGGATAGATCCAGAAGAGTTGGTCCACAAATGCTATAGTATAGAAACCTATCTAAAGGCATATGGTCACAACATCATGCCTATGAGAGATAAAGCTCACTGGCAGAAAATGAATGGGATTAGAGTACACCCACCAGTTTTCACAAAGGTAATGGGCAGGCCACCaaaaagggcagccccagtgcatgtagctcccgcttgcgcagggtctggggaagggtccgaccactttgggtctattgtacgcagcctttccctacatttctgtaagaggctgtttccaggacttgaaccggtgacctcatggtcacaaggcagcagctttaccactgcgctaaGGCTCCCCTTCAATGGGCAGGCCACCAAAGAATAGGAAAAAGAccccagaagagaagaagaaaaaagatggTAGTATATATCTCAACAAGAAGGGTGTGACCATGCATTGCTTTATCTGTGGAAAATCCGATCATAACAAGAAAGGGCATGACAAGTACATGGCAGCAGAAGTTGAAGCTCAActagatgaagaagaagaaatagaagatCCTTCAATTCTTCAGGCAAGTCACTGAATTTTGCAACATATATACTTTTTGCAAGTTACTAAATTATGCAACATAGACAATTCTGCAAGTTATCCAACTTAATTATGCATGTATTATCTTTGCAGGACATAATGCCAGCAAGACTAAATCCCAGGTTGGACCCAATGAATGTTAGAACTAGCATGGTGTACATGATGGGCCATGAGGTAAAATTCATAAAGCAAGCACTTGTTTTTTTAGTATCACATAACTGTATTTCTTGCACTTCTCCTAGCACTTGCACTTGTATAAATCTAGTTATTTCTCTTGCTTATTATAAATCCAGTTATTTTGTTTGCATCTTCACATTTGCAGGATAGAGCATATGTGAGCCAAGTGACACCACCAGGACCGTTGCCAGAGCAAGCAGCTTTTGTGCTTGATGCTATAGACTCAATTCCTCAAAGGACAAGAACGACCACGACAACCAACAGAGGAAGGGTGAGAGCCAGAAGAAAATCAAGAACTATAAGTGAGCAAACACATCTAGATGAACCTGGTTCTAGTGCACAAGCAGGAagataaaacaaaagaaaaacaacaacATGCAGTACTGAAAGTGGAGTTGGGAGAGGAGCTGGCAGAGGAGGAACAAGAGCAAAAGGAGCTGGCAGAGGAGGAACAAGAGCAAGAGGAGTTGGGAGAGGGGCTACCAATGGAGCTGGCAGAGAAGTAGATGCCAATGGAACATACATTGGAGGGGCTGGCAGTGAAGCAGGCATAGGAGGAGCTTGGAGTGGATTTGGCACAGGAGGATTTGGAAATGGAGCAGGCATAGGAGGATTTGACAATGGAGCAGCCATAGGAGGAGCTTGGAATGGAGCATGCATAGGAGTAGGGGGGGCTTGGAATGGAGCAGGCATAGGAGGATTTGACAATGGAGCGGCCATAGGAGGAGCTTGGAATGGAGCAGGCATAGGAGGATTTGACAATGGAGCGGCCATAGGAGGAGCTTGGAATGGAGCAGGCATAGGAGTAGGAGGAGCTTGGAATGGAGCAGGCATAGAAGTAGGGGGAGCTTGGAATGGAGCAGGCATAGGAGTAGGAGGAGCTTGGAATGGAGCAGACATAGGAGGAGCTTGGACTGGATCTGGCACTGATCCATCTCAGTATCCACTATATAGACTCATGTTTGGAGATGATGGAGCTAGGCACATGATCCCAGACCTTAATGCCACGGATGAAGTACCAGTTTCACATAATGCACCTCCAGGAGATCAGTGCTAGAGTGCTTGAAGTTCTTAAATAAACTTCAAGCTACTTTGTAGAAGTTCATGTATGAACTTTATTTTTTTAAGTGCTCATTTTGTAATGGTGTAGCCACTATTTTTGTAATGATGCACCCACTTTAGTGTTGTGTGCAATCTGCTGTGATCAAAATTCAGTAAAAACTTGATCAGTTCTGCAATATACTGTGATCATATTCAACATTTAAGTGTTGTCTTGCTTACTGAATTTTTTAGATGAATGTTTCTACCAAATTCAGACTTGTCTGAATTCAGTAAAAACTTGTTCTGGAGATGCATGTTTCTGTCCAAATTTACTGCACTGGACTGAATTTTAACATCTATTTTTTTGCTGTCAAATTCAGTGCAAACAGAAGTTTCTACATCTGTCCAATTTTAACATCTATTTCTGACAGATTGTGCTTCTGCTGTCAACATGACTGAATTTTGCTTCTGCTGTAACATGACAAAAAAAATTGTAGAtactgggactcgaacccaggatGAGCAGTGACATGCAACAGTCAATATACCAGTACGCTATGAGTGGATTTCGCACAAACTACGTGTTATATCTCTTTTCTATGCTGAGGACGTGACCTCACTACAGCCTTCCACGGCCGCGTACTCCAGTTTTCAGTGAGCACTGCAGCAAGCAAGGAGGCCACCCGGCGTTTCGTCTGCGACGCACGTCCAACAAGGGAGGAAGCTGTACTAGCGCTGCACGTCCATGTTACGGCCGCACACTCTGGCCGTGTGTGTAGGGTGGCGGCACACCACGAGGCGGCGCGTGACGCATATATGGCGCGCCAACAGTTTGACCAGCAGCTGAGGATGGTCGCACGCAAGCCGGCGGCGCACGACGGCAAGGCTGGCTGTACCCGTGCCCCTCATGCCCTgtcgtcggacgacgaggagtaagCATCTAGTCTGAACTTTCGTCAGTTCAGTTAGTGCAGACGAAAGCGCAGTTACGTCAGTGTAGTTGTACTGCCATCAGTGAGTCTTGCATCAGTAGTTTGTGCTCTCGCCGGCGATGAGAGATCAGCGGTGTTGAATGAGAGCGACAACGGCGGCGAGGGCAAGGGGCGAGAGAAGTTATTAGGGATTGAAATTAGGGAATCGCCGCGAGCAGAGGATTTGGAGTTTTGTCTGCTACTGACCAGGGAACCTAATAACATAAATAATATACATAGTGGGGGGCTTTTTAAAAAATAACAAGACGCCGGGCGCGTGCCTTTATCCGACGTGGCCTGCCAAATGTCACGTTGTGAGCAATTTGTATGCGTTTGTTACGGCAGTAGAGTTCATGTACTACTTTTTTGGGGTTTTTTAGTTTTTGTATGAAACTGTTCCCACCACCACAAGTTTATGTACTAAAACATGTATTAACTCTTGATGCATCGGGATATATAAACTCATTGAACGTCCCCGAATTCTTATTTGGAAGTTGGATATGATCGTCTATGTTCTCAAATTCCTGACCTTCGACGTCACCTTAACCCTCATCCTTCATGATTATGTTGTTCATGaccacacaacatgtcatcacctcccataaGGTTTCTGGATCCCGTATTTCTATAGGCTCTCGAACAACTTGAAAACAGGCTTGGAGCATTGCAAATGTCCTCTCCATATCCTTACTAACTCATTGTCTTTGGGCAAAGCGAGCTCTTTTTTGACTAACTAGCTAAGAGATGATCTTCGCAGAGGAGGATACACAGATGTTGTCAACCAGATAGTAGCGCATGTTATAGTCATGTCCAATGGCAATATCCATTGGCAGTATAGTTGCATGGATATTTCAAAATCCATGTCCCAATCCATAACTTCAAACAAGGGACAAAATTTGTCAAAATTTTAGGGCAaacatttcatcaaacacttgCCGGGTGTGGTGAACTCACGGACGACATCCGCAGGGGCATGGACTTGCGCGGTGGACGGACGAGAGCTGGAACGGCGGCGTAGGTACATTTTTGGAACAATGTCTTTGAATAAATATTGATCATTTCCAAATACACGTTGCATGTGTTTCGAGTGGTATGAAATACTTTGTTTTTCATTTACtgcctctgtcccaaaattcttgtcttagatttgtctagatacggatgtatatatacatccgtatctagacaaatctaagacaagaattttgggacagagggattaTTTTTAAATGTTGCAAGCATTTTGTGAAACACGTGAACATTTTTTGTTGACTGTACAAAACTTTGTTTTAAACTACGTGCACatattttacattgtataaacattttttatTGTCACAAAAAAATTGACAAAAATATTTATTGcataaacatttttttgaatggtaCAATACACTTTTTTACAAATTCTGTGAACATTTTTATATTCTATTAACACTTTTAAAAGTCATGAACTTTTGGTGATACGCACAAACATCTTTTAAAGGTCATGAACATTTGTTTATGGTAACAACAATTTTTTAAAGTTGCGCCAACACTTTATTTACGCTGCATGAATGTTTTTTAAATGAATAATTATTATTTAAAAAAGATTCCTTTTCAGAAATATAAATAAAAGTTTGTGATAGGGCGCCAgctatacctggccatgggcagcctggCCCGGTCGGCCCGACCCGGCCTGGCCCGACCTTGTccatgggccgggctcgggcctaggttttgagcccgaagcccgggccgggccgggcccgagCCCGTCAATTTTGCCATTTAAGGAAGAGGTCCGGCCCGTGGCCCAAGGCTCGACGGGCTTTTAGTGTGATGGGCCGGGCTCGGGTCCGATTTTTAGGCCCGACGGCCAGGCCGGGCTCaggcctgggttttttgcgtcgggctttgGTTGGCCCGGCCCGAGGAATGGCCAGGTATAGCGCCAGAGCTCCTCCCATGCCAGGCCGGTCTATTTTGGGCATCCTTGATGCGAGATGTGCTTGTGCCTTGCTGCGGGTGAGACAAAGCCTCTCCCATAGATTATTAAAACACGATGAGCGTTTCTTAAATTCATGATGAAATTTTCCTAAAAATACGATGAATATTTTTAAAGTATAATGAATTTTTTAAAcatgatatttttttaaaatacATTATAAAGTGTTTAAAAAACATGATATAAAATTTAGAataaaaatgaatattttttaatacattATGAGAAATTTTGATGCGCGGTACTCTcatcgtcccataatataagacatttttataAGCTATGTTAGTTTgagaaaacgtcttatattatgggacagagggagtattttttttctATACACGATGATCTTTTTCTGAAAACATATAACTTTTTTaaagacaagatgaacatttttaatacatgatgagCATTTTCAAATACACAATGATTACTTTTGGATAAAGTATACAACAGACATTttcaaaacaggatgattattttaTAGAcacaacaattttttttaaaacatgaTATGTTTTCTTTTCTGGATTGGCTGAAAAGCTAACATGCAACGTTCGGCTAACTGAATTTCCTAACAAGACTTCCTGGAGCCATGAGTAGCATGCCGCAAAACTGAAGATCAATATTTGTAAGAGAAGACTCCGGGGCGTGTGATTCCTTTAGCAGTTTTTTTTAGGTAATGGGCGGCGCTTCATTGATTTAATCACAACAAGTTCATTACAAAGCAGAGCTCGGATGAAATCCGGAGCTTCAACATACCAAGCACCTACGACGACATGCTCCGCCGATCGCATGATAGCAGGAGCCGCCCTATTACAGACTCAACTAACATGAATATGGAAACTGAAACAAACTTCAATGCTAACAGCTTGATGTAGTACCAGTAGACGACCGATCAGCTTTTGGAGGCATTCAGCTTAGCCACCAGAGAAGAACAATCAGAAGCTCTGAATACCATCAGCAAGAGAACAGGATAAAGTATATCAAGTGGCCATTGCTTCAGCGGGTTCAGGATGGCAAACCTTCTCCTAGAAGCGATGGTGAGCGTTCAGGAACATACCAGTGATCACGGGGACACAACAGAACAACACCAGCACCAATACATTCAGATTGTAAGAAGACGGCAGCATCAAAGTTGACCATAACCTTGTCCTCCCGGCGGACTTCATCTTTGAACTGAGGGGGTGAAATCACAACTTTTGGAAGCTTTGGCTTTGAAAGAGTGCTGCAAAATCATCTCAATGCAAGCTTGGGAGAACAGGAAACAGTGCATGGGTGAAACTTGAAAACTTTGAGACCCTATCGCCCCTCCAGTACTGTAAGGGCTTCCATATCCACAGAGTCCTCACCGTAGTCTGCTCTCTTTGCTGCCTTATTTCTCTGAGAAAAATACAGTGGCTTATCAGGCCTTGCAAGTGGTGTGCTTCTACTCTCCAAGGTTGATACAACGGTTGACATGAGTGGTCTGGCATCCGGATCATCCTGAACACACAAGAGCCCAACATGGATGCAACACAAAACGTCTTCATTCGAGCAGCCCTCTGGAACTGAAGGATCCACCAAATCCATTGCTAACCCTTCCTTCCATAGACTCCATGCCTGAATAAATCGAATCAAAAAATTTTTAAGTCAAGTGGTCAAAAGGAATTGCAGACATTGGCAATGATAAATCGTAATCTTACATATATTATAAGGTTGGGGAACTCCTTGATGTTCTCGGTTGAGCTAATCCTTAGACCACTTACAGTTTCCAAGAGCAACACTCCAAAGCTATAGACATCAGACTTAACAGAAAAGAGGCCTTCCATTGCATATTCTAGAGACATATAACCGCTGGATAAATCATATCATCAGCAAGACTTGTACGTTTCGAGTTGAGTTTAACTATGAATGACTTTAATGAGCAACTACACGCAAGATAGTACTTACTATGTTCCGACAACTCGGTTAGTGTTCGCCTGTTGCTCATCTCCACCAAAGATTCTTGCCATGCCAAAATCAGATATCTTGGGATTCATATCTCCATCTAGCAAAATGTTGCTTGTTTTCAGATCCctatgaattatcatcagtcttgAATCTTGATGGAGATAGAGTAGCCCCCTAGCCACTCCTTTTATTATATTGAATCGTGTCGGCCAGTGGAGCATTGACTTCTTTTCAGAATCTGCAATGATGTATGGGATTATGATTTCACATGTGGCATCAACTGATTTTTCACTGATTAATTTGTGATCGGAACATACTCAAAAGGAAGGTGTCAAGGCTTTTGTTTGGTTGATACTCATAAATAAGTAGCTTTTCATCACCCTGCACACAATAACAGACAAGCCTTACAAGGTTCTTGTGTTGCAGTTTAGCAATCACAACTACTTCATTACTGAACTCTATTGCCCCCTGCCCAGAACCTCTACTCAGCCTTTTAACAGCAACTTCTTTGTTGCCATGTAAGAGCCCCTGCATTATAGTAGCAGGAAGAAAATTAAGGTTGCAAAATACTATGGTTCAGTTTTGAATCACAGCAAAAAGTGACagatttttcatatttcggtgcaaTTAGAAACACACTGTTGTGTTTATGTTTACCTTGTAAACTTTGCCAAAGCCGCCTTCTCCAAGTAAATTGGACATAGAGAAGTTGTTTGTTGCAGCAACTATTTCCTCGAAGCTAATAAATGGAAGTTCATGAGTTTCCTCTCCAAGTCCATCACTAATGCGCAAACCCCCCATTATCAGTCTCTTTGATCTTCCTTCCTTGTCATGTTTGCCTAAGAGAAATATCATCTTTGTTGTCTTAAAAAGGCCACAATATGTGTCTTCCAAACTGCTTCTCAAAAATTAAATGAATGTACTACCTTTAAGCTTGCGGAACCATACAAGGCATGCCAATAGAAGTATCAGCAACACACTTGCTGAAATTGCTGGTATAACTTTTATTACGATGCTCTTTCGCCCTTTGCCTGAAAAGGAACGATGTTATGAGGTTCAATTTATTGTAAATCTTTACTTTAACCTACAGTTCAGTTAATTGCATCAGGAATGTTTTAGATGAGTACTTGGGCTCACTACCTGTACCACCATTTGGGCATATCAAATACGTTGACATATATAGATAGTACAAACACCAAGCAAATGACAACAACATGGGGATAGCGCATATAGTCGAACAATTTGAATACTGAAATTCTGAAAGCATAGGTTTTCAGATTAGCATGTTAGGATTCTAAGAACTAATACCCTCTAGTGACTTTGCTGCGTGTAGTGGTGGAGCCAAAGTGTGAGCAACTCAAAATTTATTAGCAAGTTATAAGGCAGCAAGTTGTCATGCTCTGCTTCTTATGTTACACACAAATTCTTAAACTGAAGCATTCATGAACGTAAACAAGAGCAGTAGAAAGAGGAACGTACTTGACAAGGCAGCAAGGCGGAGATACAGGTTCTCATAGCCGATGGTGCGACCCTTCTCCACATCAATCAGCTCCCCGGTCCACATCAGGCACCTTGTTGCATCCCCATCAATGTTGCTGGTGCTTAGATTAGCATAAGCATATGCTACACATGAGCAATTTTTGTTGCACTCCACTTGGCAGTCATCATAGCTTTTGTTCCACAGGCGTACAAATTTGTCTGGCACCTTCATTGCTGGCAAGGTCAAGAAATTGTCCTCTCCACCACACTGCAGTTCTTCCTTTCTCCGGCAACCATGAGAAAAATTGCCTCTGACCCACTTTGTTTTGTCACTAGGGTCAAATCCATCAAGGCACTTACATGTGGGAATTGCTTCTGTGTTGTCGCAGTAGCCATATGCACCACAGTATCCATAGAGACTACAGCGGTAAGCTGGCGACGGTGGTATAGCAGGGGTCCAATCTGTCAAGCTGGTATTCCATCTCCATAGCGCGGTCTTTCCGGAGTAGTCAACCTTGTAAATTATCCTGGAGGAGCCATCTGATAGTCCAAATGTTGCATAGGCCTCACCATCGAAGCCCTTCTAAACTGTCAAATACATGAGTGGACTAACGGTCTGGAGACCCACGTTGGAGGATACATAGCCGTTCCACACAGTGGCACGGAAGTATGGCACTGACCCATCCCAGACGAAGAACTGTAGGGGACTGTCAAGGTCATTCCCACCAGAGAACCTGCCTTTTGAAGGGTCTTCAGGACCCTTCCAAGAGATCATCCGCCATGTTGGGTGTGTCTTGTGGGTCGTCCGCATAGGCATGCCAGGAAGGACGGTGTCACTTGGGTTTTCAAAGCTCTGCCATAACATGGCACCATCTGGTGATAAGACTACAAGATTGCCATTGTTGAGAAGCTTGGCCGAAGAGTTGCTGCCAGTGATTGTGTTTGTCATCCAAAGTATGTGGTGGCCATTGGTTTCGGACAACACAAGGCTAGAGTTGTCGGTCATACTAAGCACCGCGGATGAAGCATCAGTGATCGGATTACCGCGGTTGGCAACCCAGACAACGGTGCGCAATGGGATATCGTTGAACCATATGCCAACATACATATTTTCAGTTGAATTTGAGGGGGAAAAGAAGCCCAAGGCAAACGAACCTTGTTCCGAGATGAGAGTTTTTCCAGGAGTGAGACCCATGCCAGGGACAAGCATGCTGTCAGGTGTGCAGAGACGCACTGAACTGAAGGGCCAAGGAATCAGGAGCATGGTGATGAACAAGTGGAGGGAAGGCAGATACATGCTTACAGCAGGATCAGAGAAGGGGATAAGATTGGGTGGAGAAGATGGAGGAAAAATTTCACAGTGAACTACGAAAACTAACCTTGCAGTTGAAATAGGTGAACCGCTGTTCCATTTCCTTCTTTGTCGATAGTTAAGATAGACAGTGAAGTGTGAACGGAGGGCAGTATTCAATACAATGTAGCTCGACTGGTGGAATGGACCCTGATGCATCACTATCTATCAGCCTATCAACTGGAGAGTGGTAAATGCCAGGAAGGTGACTAGGTGACAGTAAGACAAAGAAAGCAGAGACTAGCAAAATGATACTTCTTCCGTTTCGATAAAGAAAGCTCACGCATATTGTTAGATCATCAACCTGACCAACAAAAAATGAGTTACATGTGCATATTGTCAGAGGACATGACTAATGGTCAGACCTCCCACAATGGAAATGAAAGAATACTACTAATTTGCACATTTATCACTACTAATATGAAACATGTTTCAGTTTGTACAGTGTCCAAGATCAGAGGTTATGGATGGCTGCCAGAGGACGAATCAAATTGCATGATGCCAAATACTACATGATTCACCTACTACTGAAAACATCATCGGATAAAATCAAGAGAAAGTTACTCAGAACCGTGAAAGAGAAAACTAATTATAGCTCTAATATTCAGGGGAGCAACAGGGTACATATGATCCTAAGGGAACATTGTGCAAACGCACACATCATCATGTGTAATCAACATAATTTGATTTTAATTAATATAGTTATTTCATCATCTTAATGCCTTTTCTAATCATCTGGCAGCTGGCCGGAATAAAGGCCTATGAATAGTATTCCACTTTAATCATCTCATCTCTGCTACTTTTGTCCACATAATCACTATGGAAGCGAAGGTAGATTCAGATGAGCTGATTATGTAAGTATCTCTGGTGATTTTTTTCATTTTAGTTCCTTTTGTGTCGTTGCCTCCAACAAAATATGAGGAACTATAACTTGAGCTCCTTTAGATGAATATTCAAGGCCACTCACTGATAATTCAGTGTCAAAGTTAAAACCTGGACATTTCCTCCTATCATTTCATTAACAAATATCTAACCGGTGTTTTCTTACTGTTTACCTTCCTTTTTCCCACTGATCTAGTTGTCTTATTTTGCATCCTGCTAAATCTTACTCTTTTGTCTTTTCATTATCAGAACTATGCTTTTGGTAGAAAAATCACATTTGACTTCAACTTGGGGTTTCAAGGTGTTGTACCTTCGATAACCATGATGCCCGTTACATGTGGACTCTCTCACTCTTGAGTCTTGACTCTTGCACATGTAAGTCATAAGATACATCTTTATCTTGGCAAAGAAAACCCTGTGGAGAACAAGGCATTAAACGAGCTTTCTCTGCACTCAATAATAATATCCGTATCTTTCTTCATATTTTTGTCCATGTGCATTAATATTGTAATAAGAAGTTGCACCTATACATTGGCTTTGGCCCTGGTAAGTCCCTTGGCAGGGGATAATGTCACTGCTGATATTCTTTCATGTGCAGCTGGAAACTTACCATTGTTGCCAGATATGTTGACCTCTGAAACAAGAATCTAAATTTATGAAACCATGTATACCTGCAAGATGGACGACCCATatttgttaatcaagcatttacaTCATCAAACAAAAACTAAAATGAGTGAGTAGTTGCAGTACCATTCAGAGTTAGGGATCCACACATTACTTCACCCAAGTGCAGTGTGCTATCACTAGGAGCCTTTGTATTAGACCTCATAAGGCAGTTGCAAACGGACCCTGATGCTTAAATGAAGTAAATCAAATGCAGTCAACCAAAAATGGCATTTAATTAACGGTGTTTGTCGTACAGACACTGGATCGGTTAGAAGAAGTTGGTTCAACAGTAACCACAGAAACAAACACCATACAATTTGGTATCATTACAGAGCATGAGATCCTCCGAGGCACACCTCAAGCAGAAGGTAGtggtaaatcataacattctttgGCCATGTGAATACACTGCAACCAATGTAGGACCTCCATATTAGGGTCCTCCTCTAGAACTACGTCTCTAGCAGCAATCTGAATTGCGCCACGGTACATGACAATCCTCCCACGAACCCTCAACAGGGTGCCCAGGCGTACCACCTCCGACATTTTCGATGCCATCTCTCTAGTTGGATCAGAATCGGACGAACTGTTTGCATTCAGGTATTGGTGGTTCAGCCACAGGACACATGGTACACAGCCAGTGCCATCATCAACCAGGAAGCGGAGAAACTTCTCCCTGCGGTCACGTGAAACAACGACCCCAACAACCTCGGCACGAGCAACTGTACGGCCTGAGCGAACAAAGGAAGGCAGCGATGTATGTCGGGGGGTTAGCGTGAGGAGATCGGCAGCCAGAAGCTTGACGTGCACAAGATGAAGGGAGTCCATGCTGAGTCTGCATACAAACCAT is from Triticum aestivum cultivar Chinese Spring chromosome 3A, IWGSC CS RefSeq v2.1, whole genome shotgun sequence and encodes:
- the LOC123063443 gene encoding uncharacterized protein encodes the protein MHCFICGKSDHNKKGHDKYMAAEVEAQLDEEEEIEDPSILQDIMPARLNPRLDPMNVRTSMVYMMGHEDRAYVSQVTPPGPLPEQAAFVLDAIDSIPQRTRTTTTTNRGRVRARRKSRTISEQTHLDEPGSSAQAGR